A genomic segment from Desulfobulbaceae bacterium encodes:
- a CDS encoding transporter substrate-binding domain-containing protein, translating to MMKRLKRDLRIFLVTACALLICLGSAQGDVAGQENADKHIRVGIYNNFPVIYEKGGQPTGFHLEILKDVAKKEGWILSYSFYTSLKNVIQSLETGSIDLGLGVEPTKERRQFLDFTSEKNAVQTGQIFVKSGVTDVQTMNDLNEKTVVVLSHSVAGEYLAETCERLKINTILKRVNSYQEMAEAVATGSVDAGLFNDYHRQNLTPIYKIQYTPIVFKSTEVQYAVPKNENSFLIESLDKYLKEGKTTNKATYHQLEKKFFPELSTLAPGGWEKREIIIAICLCMLLVVLAIMIGIVLPNFSKETTLASFAREDVQHVIKFVIGATVFFWVLDSFAAWVMFNDVQKLTLFEWLLTDIPSENLYIRGVLFLVASVFGLYLIKYLYKYQQLVDVLIVSLNRFEQLTDNARDMLFRMSLPAGEYEFVSKASLDIFGYTPSEFYQEPLFIKQIVHHDWQTYFSEQWENLLTGKVPHCFEYQVINKAGHIRWINQRNTVYFNESGKPYALEGIVTDITDQKILNMNVNAKNDNSVE from the coding sequence ATGATGAAACGTCTGAAGAGAGATCTGCGTATTTTTTTGGTCACTGCCTGTGCGCTGCTTATATGTTTAGGATCTGCTCAAGGTGATGTAGCTGGTCAGGAAAACGCTGACAAGCATATCCGAGTTGGTATTTATAACAATTTTCCAGTCATTTATGAAAAGGGCGGTCAACCTACAGGATTTCATCTTGAGATATTAAAGGATGTTGCCAAAAAAGAAGGATGGATACTCTCCTATTCTTTTTATACTTCTCTAAAAAATGTGATCCAGAGTCTTGAAACTGGATCGATTGATCTTGGGTTAGGTGTTGAACCAACCAAGGAGAGGCGTCAGTTTCTCGATTTTACAAGCGAAAAAAATGCCGTTCAGACTGGACAGATCTTTGTCAAATCAGGGGTTACTGACGTTCAGACGATGAACGATCTAAATGAGAAGACAGTTGTGGTCTTGTCTCACAGCGTTGCTGGCGAGTATTTAGCGGAGACCTGCGAGAGGTTGAAAATTAATACGATTCTCAAACGTGTAAATTCCTACCAGGAAATGGCTGAGGCAGTTGCTACTGGAAGCGTGGATGCAGGACTTTTTAATGATTATCATCGTCAGAATCTGACCCCGATCTACAAAATTCAATATACACCAATTGTTTTCAAATCGACTGAAGTTCAATATGCCGTTCCTAAGAATGAAAATTCTTTTCTTATAGAGAGTTTGGATAAGTATTTGAAAGAAGGAAAAACAACAAATAAAGCCACTTATCATCAATTAGAGAAGAAATTTTTCCCTGAGCTTTCTACTTTAGCTCCTGGTGGGTGGGAAAAGCGGGAGATTATTATCGCAATATGTTTGTGTATGCTGCTTGTGGTACTTGCCATTATGATTGGCATTGTGTTGCCGAATTTTTCAAAAGAGACGACCCTTGCCAGTTTTGCCCGAGAAGATGTTCAGCATGTCATTAAATTTGTCATTGGAGCAACGGTCTTTTTTTGGGTGTTGGATTCTTTTGCCGCATGGGTGATGTTTAATGATGTGCAGAAGTTGACGTTATTTGAATGGCTATTGACTGACATTCCTTCTGAGAATTTGTATATCCGTGGAGTCTTGTTTCTTGTGGCAAGTGTCTTTGGTCTATATTTGATAAAATATCTTTATAAATATCAGCAATTAGTCGATGTGCTTATCGTTAGCCTCAATCGATTTGAGCAATTGACTGATAATGCCCGGGATATGCTTTTTCGGATGTCTCTCCCTGCTGGTGAATATGAATTTGTGAGTAAGGCTTCGCTCGATATTTTTGGTTATACTCCGTCTGAGTTCTATCAGGAACCTCTTTTCATCAAACAAATTGTTCATCACGATTGGCAAACATATTTTTCCGAACAGTGGGAAAATCTATTGACAGGCAAGGTGCCTCATTGTTTCGAGTATCAGGTGATAAATAAAGCTGGGCATATTCGCTGGATCAATCAACGGAATACGGTATATTTTAATGAATCTGGGAAGCCGTATGCACTTGAGGGGATAGTAACCGACATTACAGATCAAAAAATATTGAATATGAA